A region from the Pelecanus crispus isolate bPelCri1 chromosome 11, bPelCri1.pri, whole genome shotgun sequence genome encodes:
- the COMT gene encoding catechol O-methyltransferase isoform X3: MLESSSVLLFIVFALLFVLLLFVVLIRKNGTVALLWNERIREKITNFIMNQSKEQRILNFVLQNAVRGDPCSVLDTIDKYCSQKEWAMNVGDEKGLILDKTVEEVSPSVALELGTYCGYSAVRIARLLKAGAHLLTVEFNPEFAAIAKQMIEFAGVQDKVKLLEGPSEEIIPQLKKKYEVDTLDFVFLDHWKDKYTPDTILLQECNLLRKGSVLLADNIIVPGAPEFLNYIRNNPRFQCTNYPSHLEYMKVEDAMEKAVFLG, encoded by the exons atGCTGGAGAGCTCTTCAGTCCTTTTGTTCATTGTCTTCGCCCTGCTTTTCGTTTTGCTGCTCTTTGTGGTGCTCATCAGGAAAAACGGCactgttgcccttctctggaatGAGAGAATCCGGGAGAAAATAACCAATTTCATCATGAATCAGAGCAAAGAACAGAGGATTTTAAATTTCGTGCTGCAGAATGCAGTCCGAGGAGACCCCTGTAGTGTGCTGGACACTATAGATAAGTACTGCTCCCAGAAAGAGTGGGCCATGAACGTGGGCGATGAGAAAG gTTTAATTCTAGACAAGACAGTGGAAGAGGTCAGCCCCTCAGTCGCACTGGAGCTGGGAACATATTGCGGCTACTCAGCAGTTAGGATTGCTCGGCTGCTGAAGGCGGGAGCTCATCTTCTCACCGTGGAGTTCAACCCAGAATTTGCTGCTATAGCGAAACAGATGATTGAGTTTGCTGGAGTACAAGATAAG GTAAAACTCCTAGAAGGCCCTTCAGAGGAAATTATTccccagctgaagaaaaaatatgaagtggATACTCTGGATTTTGTCTTCCTGGACCACTGGAAAGACAAATACACACCAGACACCATCCTGCTTCAG GAATGCAACTTGCTGAGGAAGGGCTCGGTTCTTCTGGCTGACAATATCATCGTCCCAGGAGCTCCAGAATTCCTTAACTATATCCGCAATAACCCCCGTTTCCAATGCACTAACTACCCATCTCATCTGGAATATATGAAAGTGGAGGATGCTATGGAAAAGGCTGTGTTTTTGGGATAA
- the COMT gene encoding catechol O-methyltransferase isoform X1, with protein MMLASPERKRIRSDFARKALKMLESSSVLLFIVFALLFVLLLFVVLIRKNGTVALLWNERIREKITNFIMNQSKEQRILNFVLQNAVRGDPCSVLDTIDKYCSQKEWAMNVGDEKGLILDKTVEEVSPSVALELGTYCGYSAVRIARLLKAGAHLLTVEFNPEFAAIAKQMIEFAGVQDKVKLLEGPSEEIIPQLKKKYEVDTLDFVFLDHWKDKYTPDTILLQECNLLRKGSVLLADNIIVPGAPEFLNYIRNNPRFQCTNYPSHLEYMKVEDAMEKAVFLG; from the exons ATGATGCTGGCAAGCCCTGAAAGGAAACGTATCCGGTCAGACTTTGCAAGGAAAGCATTAAAG atGCTGGAGAGCTCTTCAGTCCTTTTGTTCATTGTCTTCGCCCTGCTTTTCGTTTTGCTGCTCTTTGTGGTGCTCATCAGGAAAAACGGCactgttgcccttctctggaatGAGAGAATCCGGGAGAAAATAACCAATTTCATCATGAATCAGAGCAAAGAACAGAGGATTTTAAATTTCGTGCTGCAGAATGCAGTCCGAGGAGACCCCTGTAGTGTGCTGGACACTATAGATAAGTACTGCTCCCAGAAAGAGTGGGCCATGAACGTGGGCGATGAGAAAG gTTTAATTCTAGACAAGACAGTGGAAGAGGTCAGCCCCTCAGTCGCACTGGAGCTGGGAACATATTGCGGCTACTCAGCAGTTAGGATTGCTCGGCTGCTGAAGGCGGGAGCTCATCTTCTCACCGTGGAGTTCAACCCAGAATTTGCTGCTATAGCGAAACAGATGATTGAGTTTGCTGGAGTACAAGATAAG GTAAAACTCCTAGAAGGCCCTTCAGAGGAAATTATTccccagctgaagaaaaaatatgaagtggATACTCTGGATTTTGTCTTCCTGGACCACTGGAAAGACAAATACACACCAGACACCATCCTGCTTCAG GAATGCAACTTGCTGAGGAAGGGCTCGGTTCTTCTGGCTGACAATATCATCGTCCCAGGAGCTCCAGAATTCCTTAACTATATCCGCAATAACCCCCGTTTCCAATGCACTAACTACCCATCTCATCTGGAATATATGAAAGTGGAGGATGCTATGGAAAAGGCTGTGTTTTTGGGATAA
- the COMT gene encoding catechol O-methyltransferase isoform X2, with product MREEQVLAQRSACSMLESSSVLLFIVFALLFVLLLFVVLIRKNGTVALLWNERIREKITNFIMNQSKEQRILNFVLQNAVRGDPCSVLDTIDKYCSQKEWAMNVGDEKGLILDKTVEEVSPSVALELGTYCGYSAVRIARLLKAGAHLLTVEFNPEFAAIAKQMIEFAGVQDKVKLLEGPSEEIIPQLKKKYEVDTLDFVFLDHWKDKYTPDTILLQECNLLRKGSVLLADNIIVPGAPEFLNYIRNNPRFQCTNYPSHLEYMKVEDAMEKAVFLG from the exons ATGCGAGAAGAGCAGGTGCTAGCACAGAGGTCTGCATGCAGC atGCTGGAGAGCTCTTCAGTCCTTTTGTTCATTGTCTTCGCCCTGCTTTTCGTTTTGCTGCTCTTTGTGGTGCTCATCAGGAAAAACGGCactgttgcccttctctggaatGAGAGAATCCGGGAGAAAATAACCAATTTCATCATGAATCAGAGCAAAGAACAGAGGATTTTAAATTTCGTGCTGCAGAATGCAGTCCGAGGAGACCCCTGTAGTGTGCTGGACACTATAGATAAGTACTGCTCCCAGAAAGAGTGGGCCATGAACGTGGGCGATGAGAAAG gTTTAATTCTAGACAAGACAGTGGAAGAGGTCAGCCCCTCAGTCGCACTGGAGCTGGGAACATATTGCGGCTACTCAGCAGTTAGGATTGCTCGGCTGCTGAAGGCGGGAGCTCATCTTCTCACCGTGGAGTTCAACCCAGAATTTGCTGCTATAGCGAAACAGATGATTGAGTTTGCTGGAGTACAAGATAAG GTAAAACTCCTAGAAGGCCCTTCAGAGGAAATTATTccccagctgaagaaaaaatatgaagtggATACTCTGGATTTTGTCTTCCTGGACCACTGGAAAGACAAATACACACCAGACACCATCCTGCTTCAG GAATGCAACTTGCTGAGGAAGGGCTCGGTTCTTCTGGCTGACAATATCATCGTCCCAGGAGCTCCAGAATTCCTTAACTATATCCGCAATAACCCCCGTTTCCAATGCACTAACTACCCATCTCATCTGGAATATATGAAAGTGGAGGATGCTATGGAAAAGGCTGTGTTTTTGGGATAA